From Deltaproteobacteria bacterium, one genomic window encodes:
- a CDS encoding ribonuclease H-like domain-containing protein, protein MLKHTFQHIHGVGEKTEKRLWAEGVTTWEMFLDAQGVLSLPQWQRELACVELEASLRALERRDAHYFSTKLSPALQWRLYSEFNQRIAYLDIETTGGSGGPPIITVIGLYNGEVPRVYVQGRDLVRFVHDIEDFTLLVTYNGKLFDLPVLRQELGVPLAQAHIDLRYALAALGYKGGLKKIERAVGLEREGPLALLDGWCAVWLWQYHCQGVPGALETLLRYNLEDVVHLPALLALVYNTRIRHLPFSVAPMIPPSVPTLSYGFNEALIHRTLADTGRAASLTITVPDHLPPSFV, encoded by the coding sequence ATGCTCAAACACACCTTCCAGCACATCCATGGCGTGGGCGAGAAGACCGAGAAGCGCTTGTGGGCGGAGGGGGTCACGACCTGGGAGATGTTTCTTGACGCCCAGGGCGTGCTCTCTCTTCCGCAATGGCAACGTGAGTTGGCTTGCGTGGAATTGGAAGCCTCGCTGCGTGCTCTAGAGCGACGAGATGCGCATTATTTCAGCACCAAGCTCTCCCCTGCCTTGCAGTGGCGACTCTACTCGGAATTCAATCAGCGCATCGCCTACTTGGATATCGAAACCACGGGTGGCAGCGGCGGTCCTCCTATCATTACTGTGATCGGCCTCTATAACGGCGAAGTGCCGCGTGTATATGTCCAAGGACGAGACCTTGTCCGCTTCGTGCACGATATCGAGGACTTTACTCTGCTCGTGACGTACAACGGGAAATTGTTCGACCTCCCCGTCCTCCGGCAAGAATTAGGAGTGCCGCTTGCCCAGGCGCATATCGACCTCCGCTATGCGTTAGCGGCGCTGGGTTATAAAGGCGGACTGAAGAAGATCGAGCGGGCGGTTGGATTGGAGCGAGAAGGGCCATTGGCACTGCTCGATGGTTGGTGTGCCGTCTGGCTGTGGCAGTATCATTGTCAGGGTGTCCCTGGCGCGCTGGAGACGTTGCTGCGCTACAACCTCGAAGATGTGGTGCATCTGCCCGCACTCCTCGCGCTGGTCTATAACACCCGCATTCGGCATTTGCCTTTCTCGGTAGCGCCGATGATTCCGCCCTCTGTACCTACGCTCTCTTACGGCTTTAATGAAGCGCTGATTCATCGCACGTTAGCCGACACCGGGCGTGCGGCCTCTCTTACCATTACCGTCCCCGATCATTTACCTCCGAGTTTTGTGTAG